The Anaerolineae bacterium genomic interval TTGCAGGATGCCGTGGCAGAACAGGGAGTTGTTCACCGACATGATGGTGGAATGGGCGGCGTCGGCTTTGGCGATTTCTTCCAGGGCCAGCACATAGGCCAGAGTGTCCATCCCCGCGCCGCCGTACTCCTCGGGCACCTCAATGCCCATGAACCCCATTTCCCCCATTTTGCGGATGGTTTCTGTCGGAAACTCGCCGGACTCGTCGAACTCAGCGGCAATGGGCGCAATTTCGTTCTGGGCGAACTCGCGCGCAGCCTGTTGGATCATGCGATGCTCTTCGGTGAGCAGGTGCTCAAAGGCAAACCGACCCATACTCTCCTCCGTTGTGCATAGAGTAGGTGAACCGCTCTCCCATTATAGCATGGGGAGGAAGAAAACCCAAAAAGGCCCCGGGGTGTCCTCTTTATTGGACGGTGGCGGCGGACGCGGGTTCAGAAAGCCCCCTGCGCTGGAAGCGCCCGCTCCCGAGGCGAAAAAATACGGGATGGCGTGCTTTCGCCATCCCGTATTTTCCCCAGAGATGAGGAAGATCACATTTCCAGGGCGTCGTAGCCAGGGCCTTCCTGGAAGAACTTGTAGTTGGCCTCGATATCCGGGGTGAGATCCACCGTCTCGCCCTCGCTGAGGGTCTTGGTGGCCTTGAGATGGACGGGCTCGCCGTTGTGATCCTCGCCCTCGTATTCTTCGTCAAAGCCGGGGGTGCCCACGGGCTTGCTGATGCGCTGCCCTTCGCGGGCCACATAGTCGGAGGGCACCTCGTCCTCGGGGAAGATGGCCTCAAAGGGGCATTCTGGCACGCAGGCGCCGCAGTCGATGCAGGTGTCGGGATCAATGTAGTAGAGCGGCCATTCATCCACCGGCTTGCCGGGGATGATGCACTCTACCGGGCAGACCTCGGTGCAGGCGCCGTCGCGGAGACACAAACTGGTGATGATGTGAGTCATGGCTACGCCTCCTTAGGAGAAATCGATTACCTCTTGCTGGGTGCTGCTCTATTTTATACCAGTTGAGGGGAAAAGGCAATTGTGAGATGAAAATCCAAAGGGTGAAGCGGGCGTGGGGTGCTAAAGTGAAGCCTTGAAAATCTGGCGTCGCCCTATCCTGCTTTGTGAGAGGGGCTCGAATAAACGGAAATGCAAGCCAGTTGTGGGTCAGAATTTTCATGGCCTTGCTGTTTTTCACCGTTGGCGCGGGCATCGTGTTGGTTGCCGTGGGGGCATTCCTGTTGTGGATTCGGCTTTCCGCGCCCCGGTTCGTCGTGGGGCTGCTGGGGGCGGCGTTTATGGCTGGCGGCATCTTTCTCCTCACGCTGGAAGACCCTTCTTTGGGTGAACTGCCGCTACCGATGCGTTGGGCCCAGTATGGCGCCCTGGTGGTCTTTATGGGGGCGTTTTCTCTACTCACCCTGTGGTGGGGTTCTCCCTCCTGCGGCGGGGATGAGGTCACGCTGCTGGGCTTCGTGACGCTGCACGGCGAGGCAGGGGTGTGGCTCAAGCGGTTGCTCATCGGGAGGTAGGCATCGTGCTCACCCTGGCCACGCTGTGGGTGGCGATCAGCGAACCCCTGCGGCTGTTGGGCCTCTGGCGCTGCCGGTGACTTTGCCGGCGGCCTCTGCTGGCCATGCCCAGGCGAGAGCACCAAAGGCGCGCTCCCCGGCGCGCGCTCACCGCGGGGAAGCAGCGGCGAGGTATCCTCCACGATGCGTTGTGTCTCCGGGGTGAGGGAGGCGAATTCCTCGTTGGTGATGAGCCCTTCCGGGCGCCATACAAGTAGGCGGAGGATTGCCTGGCTGCGCCGCCAGTCGCGCTCTTTGATCCGCATCATGGCCTCCAGAGCCAAAAGGTAACGCGAATGCCGTAGGTTCTGCCTGCATTTTAGGTCGCTTTCCCTGCTGCGTCAATTTGCCTGCGAGAGCGATGTGTTATACTTGCGACCGACTGGTCGGTCGTTGCTTTTTTCGGCCCTCCTGCGAGGTTCGCCATGTCCTCCACTCCTCAACTCACCCGCCAACGCATTCTCGACGCGGCCATCCGCGTCTTTGCCCGCAAGGGCTACCACGCCACCCGCATGGACGACATCGTCGCCGAAGCCCGGGTCTCCAAAGGCGGCGTGTACTTTCACTTTCCCGGCAAAGAGCGGCTCTTCCTGGCCCTCATCGAGCATTTCGCCGGGCTGCTGGAGGAGCGCCTTACCCAGGCCATCGCCGCCGAACAGGGCGGCGTGCGTCGCGTCACCGCGGCCCTGGAAGCCGGGTTGCGCACCTTTGCCGAATACCGCGCCCTGGCCAAAATCTTCCTCATCCAGGCCGTCGGGCTGGGCGAACGCTTCGAACGCCAACGACTGGCCCTCAACGACCGCTTTGCCGCGCTCATCCGCATTTACCTGGACCAGGCTGTGGCCGAAGGGGATATCCCCCCTATCGACACCGAAGTCACCGCCTACGCCTGGGTGGGCGCCATCTACGAACTGGTCACCCGCTGGTTGCTCACCGACCAGCCGCCTCTGGATCGCCTGCTACCCGGCCTGCGCGCCGTGCTGTTGCGCTCCATTGGCCTGGAAGACAGCCCCCCAGGAGAAGACCATGCCCTTTGACCTCTTGCGCTGCGCGACGGGACGTCCCCGCTGGGCCTGGCTTCACGCCGATACGGCATGGGTGGGGCTGGGCGTTTGGGCTCAGGTGAGCGCCCAGGGGGCTCAGCGGTTTCAAAAACTCCAGCGGGTGGGGAGGCATTGGGGGAACGCGCCCGGCCCTCAAGGTCCGGCCTTTGTGGGATTCGGTTTCACCCCAGGGGATCATCACCGCCCCCCCTGGTGGCAGGCCTTCCCTGCGGGGTTGCTGGTCCTTCCGGAGGAGGTTCACGGCCCCATCCCCCTGGACCCCGGGGATGCGCCCGACGCCCCTGAGGTCGATGCCGTCCCGGAAAAGGTCGCCGGGACCACGCAGGAAGCGTGGCGTGAGGCGGTAGAGGCGGCTTTGACCGCCATCGCCCAGGAGCGTCTGCACAAAGTGGTCCTGGCCCGTGCCGAAGTGCGGCGTTTCCCGGCGGCGCCCGACCCGGTGGCCGTGTTGGAGGCGCTTTACCGGCGGCATCCCGATGCGTATTGTTTTCTCTACGAGCCAACGCCCGGCGTGGCTTTTGTGGGCGCCTCGCCCGAATTGCTGGCACGTGTCGGCCCGAAAGGGCGGCTGGCCACGGCGGCGCTGGCGGGCACGGCACCTCGCGGTGCCACCCCGCAGGAGGATGCTGTTTTG includes:
- a CDS encoding ferredoxin family protein; translated protein: MTHIITSLCLRDGACTEVCPVECIIPGKPVDEWPLYYIDPDTCIDCGACVPECPFEAIFPEDEVPSDYVAREGQRISKPVGTPGFDEEYEGEDHNGEPVHLKATKTLSEGETVDLTPDIEANYKFFQEGPGYDALEM
- a CDS encoding TetR/AcrR family transcriptional regulator; translated protein: MSSTPQLTRQRILDAAIRVFARKGYHATRMDDIVAEARVSKGGVYFHFPGKERLFLALIEHFAGLLEERLTQAIAAEQGGVRRVTAALEAGLRTFAEYRALAKIFLIQAVGLGERFERQRLALNDRFAALIRIYLDQAVAEGDIPPIDTEVTAYAWVGAIYELVTRWLLTDQPPLDRLLPGLRAVLLRSIGLEDSPPGEDHAL
- a CDS encoding isochorismate synthase, which gives rise to MPFDLLRCATGRPRWAWLHADTAWVGLGVWAQVSAQGAQRFQKLQRVGRHWGNAPGPQGPAFVGFGFTPGDHHRPPWWQAFPAGLLVLPEEVHGPIPLDPGDAPDAPEVDAVPEKVAGTTQEAWREAVEAALTAIAQERLHKVVLARAEVRRFPAAPDPVAVLEALYRRHPDAYCFLYEPTPGVAFVGASPELLARVGPKGRLATAALAGTAPRGATPQEDAVLGKALLQSDKDRREHALVVEAIRRALEPLTLALEVPASPGLRRLPQVQHLETPIQGTLRTGVGLLQVAEALHPTPALGGMPRGAALRFIARHEPIPRGWYAAPLGILFPDGTGELAVGIRSALLLGERVVLYAGAGIVAGSDPEREWDETALKMATMREALAEAERLAVGSFDG